A part of Salvelinus alpinus chromosome 5, SLU_Salpinus.1, whole genome shotgun sequence genomic DNA contains:
- the LOC139576091 gene encoding guanine nucleotide-binding protein G(o) subunit alpha-like: MGCTLSAEERAALDRSKAIEKNLKDDGVTAAKEVKLLLLGGGESGKSTIVKQMKIIHEDGFSGDDVKQYKPVVYSNTIQSLAAVLRAMDSLGIEYADKDRKADAKLVCDVVTRMEDTEPYSAELLTAMKRLWADAGTQECFNRAREYQLNDSAAYYLDSLDRIGAADYQPTEQDILRTRVKTTGIVETHFTFKNLHFRLFDVGGQRSERKKWIHCFEDVTAIIFCVALSGYDQVLHEDETTNRMHESLMLFDSICNNKFFIDTSIILFLNKKDLFEEKIKKSPLSICFPEYTGANTYDDATAYIQVQFESKSRSPNKEIYCHLTCATDTGNIQVVFDAVTDIIIANNLRGCGLY, translated from the exons ATGGGATGTACTCTCAGCGCTGAGGAGCGCGCTGCTCTGGACAGGAGCAAAGCCATCGAGAAAAATCTGAAGGATGATGGAGTCACTGCCGCAAAGGAGGTGAAACTGCTACTGCTTG GGGGAGGAGAATCGGGCAAAAGCACCATCGTCAAACAGATGAA gatTATCCATGAGGATGGCTTTTCTGGGGATGATGTGAAGCAGTATAAGCCTGTGGTCTACAGCAACACCATCCAGAGTTTGGCTGCCGTCCTCCGAGCTATGGACTCTCTGGGCATCGAGTACGCAGACAAGGACAGAAAG GCGGATGCTAAGCTGGTGTGTGATGTGGTCACTCGTATGGAGGACACAGAGCCCTACTCAGCAGAGCTGCTGACAGCTATGAAGCGTCTGTGGGCCGATGCCGGGACCCAGGAGTGTTTCAACAGGGCCAGGGAGTACCAGCTCAATGATTCCGCTGCCTA CTACCTGGACAGTTTAGACCGCATTGGTGCTGCTGACTACCAGCCCACCGAGCAGGACATCCTGAGAACCCGAGTCAAGACCACTGGCATCGTGGAGACCCATTTCACCTTCAAAAACCTGCACTTTAG GCTGTTTGATGttggaggtcagaggtcagagagaaAGAAGTGGATCCACTGCTTTGAGGATGTGACGGCCATTATCTTCTGTGTGGCGCTAAGTGGCTATGATCAGGTTCTGCATGAGGATGAAACCACT AATCGCATGCACGAGTCCCTCATGCTCTTCGACTCTATCTGTAACAACAAGTTCTTCATCGACACCtccatcatcctcttcctcaacAAGAAGGATCTGTTCGAGGAGAAGATTAAGAAGTCACCACTGAGTATCTGTTTCCCTGAATATACAG GTGCTAACACTTATGATGATGCTACCGCATACATTCAGGTGCAATTTGAGAGTAAGAGCCGTTCGCCCAACAAGGAGATCTACTGTCACCTGACCTGTgccactgacacaggaaacatcCAGGTAGTGTTTGACGCAGTCACTGACATCATCATCGCCAACAACCTGAGGGGGTGTGGCTTATACTGA